GGGCCCAAATAAAAATGTCGTATACATTGTAACACCACCCATTAATATGGAACTTAATTCTCACTTTTTCCGTTTAACGAATTATTTATCCCAATTCCACAGTCAAACCAAGAGGGCACGGCTTGCATATTTGTAGCACAAATCATAAGCAAGATTTACCTTATGCACACCcaactaaaaggaaaaagaaaaatgtgcttTGATCTCCATATATAGGCATGGCTCATCACATCCATTTCCAGAGAATTAGTCACGGCATCCCGGGCATCTTCATTGTCATCGCTGTCTGTTCTGAACATTGCTGTTGCATAGCTACAACACGTGATTTCTTCATTGTAAAGAGAATATATGTTCACCGTTTCATTTGTCATCAGATACATTAGACATGATCTCATGTAAGATTTTCTAGCTTCTCGATGTTACTCTAATAACGTCATTACTCTTAGGATGAGGTGTATATGATCAGATGTTGTACGTAGCTCTATCACTAGttctgatttttccattttatgcGCCATGTAGTGGCTAAATCGTGGAGGAGATCTACGCAACACGAGAAGCGCTTGGGAGGAGAAACTGATTGGCCCCTCCACGGTGGGAAACCTACGGTTGAGATGGAAGTTCTTTGCTGGGAAGGACATATCGGCCACGCCGGCAGTGGCCAACGTGGTGGTGTACTGCAGTGGTGAACTTCCCCTCGTGGAATGGTAACTTGTACGCCATGAACGCGTCTGACGGCAGCTTGGTCTGGAAGCAGAACCTGAGCGAGCTGACGGGACTCAGAGGCACAACTATAGTGAACGTGACATTGTCAAGGTCAACCCCGACGATTGCTGAGAAGCTCCGATTGGCTCGATCTGTGGTCCGGTGGTTGTGATTGCCGTGAACCGATCAAATGGGAGGCTAGTTTGGTCGACCCAACTTGATCCGCATCCTCGGGCTGTGATCACAACATCCAGAACGGCTTATCTGGGGTTAGTCCAATGCTTCTTAAAGAGAGACAATCACGGaaacttattttcattttgattggATGGTAGTTTAAGCCAAtcatttaatttgattcaaaatataGGACGGATGGTTTGCTTAATTTATTAGAATGAGCCTACACTCTAAATCAGAAAATGCAGCAAAGTAGACTCTTCAATCTAAATATCTAGTAGTTTATTAATGGTCTCATTTCTCTTCcatttgactctctctctctctcttgctctctctcaGGGCATTTTACGTTGGAGTATCGTCCACAGAAGAGGGGCTACCTCAAGTGCAATGATGCGCTTTCAGAGGCAGTTTGGTTAAGCTAAACATTCTACCCGGTGCGATCCTATGGCAAACCTACACGCTCCCCGATAACGGCGGTGAACTTCGAGGCTACGATGGAGCCTGCATATGGGGCAGTAGCCCCGCGATAGACCCCAAGAGGAGGCTCGCTTATGTAGCCACGGGCAACCACTACACAGCCCCAGCCAAGGTGCAAGAATGCCAAGCGAGGCAAAACAATCAGACGATCCCGCCAACCGCGCCCGACCAATGCATCGGGCCTGATGTGAACTTCAATTCGATCATAGCGTTCGAAATGGAGTCAGGAAGGATCAGGTGGGCCCCGCAATTAGGAGGTTACGACGTGTGATACGTGGCTTGTTTGGTGCCCAACAGCACTGATTGTCCAACTAGGCCTAACGTGGATGCCGATTTCGGAGAGGCTCTGATGCTGATCACGATCCCCACGACATTGCCGTCGTGGTACAAATGAGCGGGTTCGCTTGGGCTGTGGATCATGACTCTCGGGATATAGTATGGTTTAGAGTAAGTAGTgtgtttttcattcttttctatcTAGGAGAAGAAAGTTTTTGGCGCTACCAATGAACTAGgttaaacaaatttaacaaggaAGTTCAccattttctattccaaatataaTTCTTCTCGACAAGACAGCTGGCAGGACCTGGTAGCACTGAAGGGGGAGGCACATGAGGCGCGGCCACAGATGGCAAAAGGGTCTACATTAACACTGCCAATGGCAATCGAAAGAACTTCACCCTTGCTCCCTCGACCCAAACGACGACGGCAGGCGCGTGGGTCGCCCTGGACGGGCGTTCTGGAGAAGTACTATGGTCTACGGCTAACCCGAGCAATGAAATGGCACCCACGCCGGTTTCTGTGGCGAATGGCGTCATGTTTGCATGTTCTGTGGCTCCGGAGGGGCCCGTGTTTGCGATGGATGCCGAGACGGGCAAGATACTGCGGTCCTACAATTCAGGAGCCACGGTGTACGGAGGGATATCAATAAGTTATGGGTGCATTTATCATGGGAATGGGTATAAGTTGGGCCTATGAGCACCTTTCTATCCAACTTGGACTGGAGGGACAGATCTTTATGCTTCGTGTGTCAAGTAAGAAATCTAATAGTTAGTTTCTTGAGTCAGGATCCATATGGAAAGAAGTTGGTTATATGATATATCTTTCGCTCCATCTCAGGACATAATGCATTATTAAGTatcaagaaatgaaaaatggttTCTCATGAGTAGAACGTCATGACCGCCTGCAAAAATCAGTTCACCTGAAATTTACAAAGATCTAAGCAAGGGGAGAGTGGCCCGGGGGGGTGAGGGAGTATGTCGCTTATATATTGCTTGGTGAGTGTTCCGATGGGCATGCACGGCAAAACAAAGCAAACCTTCTTATCACGAAGCTAATACATACTCAAGCACTTGAAGACCGACCTTACTCTGAAGGTATATGAGGTATATATCATATGGCACCAGGAGTTCCCAAACACTTCACTAGGAACTTggcttgtattttcttctttccttttcaaatcccTATTGAAGTGTTCAGGAGAACTCTAGGGGACACTTGACGAGTGCATGGCCTTGTTTGGCCTCCAAAGCATTTGAACGAGCTCCAAAACTTCGATTTCCTTTTGTGTGCTTGGTCTGGTGGCCTAAGCAACCAACTCTCTACCATATTTATATATGAGCTGGAGTTGCTATTTAGAAGCTTTTGGAATAATCACCGGCAAGTGCTTCAAAGCTCAGTTGACCGCACATCGAGCTTGAACGTAGCCTCGTTTCTAGTCCGGATGACTCCTCAAAGAATAATTTTTGTGGGCACGAGAGATGCGATGTCGGCTTATTTGCTTTTGACCTCATACCCTCTTTTACAGCTTTTCCTGTGAAAACAAAAGCATCATGAACTTTCTTAGAGCTTGTAATGGAGCGCCAGCATGTGATGCTGCTTTTTTGCATCGATTTGCCTCAAGAGCTTCCTTCTTTAGAGTTTTGGATTTATATTTAAGTTGCTGAAAATTGAAGATGTGGCAAGTAGCTGTATGGATTATTACACAATATTGTACAGCAGCATAGTTAAGTTTATGAAACTATCTTTAAAACTGCTTATGATGGTAGCTAAGGAAATTTCAAATCCAAGCTTAGCttaaagaatttttcaagtggGGTGCTCTGTTAGTAACccttttttcttggtttataCCTGATCTGTTCTACCTATAAAATATCATGCTCTCCACATGAACATGGACAACAATGTGGGCAATATGCATACGAGCAGTACTTACGTGAACATACATGGCGGGATTTATGAGCCCAATGCATCTAAGCTATTAGATCAACTTGATCATGTGTGAAGCCCACCAAATCTAAGAGCTTGTGTATAATGCTACATGAGCACACGAGCCCTGGTGTGCCTAATATAACTGTTGTACTATACTTGGAagctgattaaaaaaaagaaaagttcaaaccATGCCATTCCATGTAGACACGGCCTATAAAAATCACAGATCAAAGCTGATAGGTTCTTCTTTAAACTTTCTTATAATCTGCAGCAATGCCGGCTTTATAAATTGCATCAGAATAATCAACGTTAAAGTCATGCGCATAAGCAAAGAAATTATTGCACAATCCACAAGTGCCTCTATGTTGATTTCTTGTACTGTTATACAGCGGTGGTTGATGTTCGCATCTTAGGCCAGGATAATATTATATTCTTCTCCTTTCACCTTCCCATTAAATTTGACCAGGTTCGTTATGCTTTGGCATTGATCACTTCAAGCTTGTTTGTCTGGTTCTCTTAGCTTTTTCCCCCTATGCGAGGTCCACTTTTTCTTTGCAAAGGCCATTCCTGTCCCTTGGAGATACTTGGAGTTCCTCTGTCTACTTCCACTGGGGTTAGAAGCGCCCCCTCTCCCTGAGGCGATGCTTTGTACACGTTCCTTTATAACAAAAACTTGCCTGGTCTTACGATACAGCAAATTCATCCATTTTGACATGACATTTCCGAAATGGTTCGTGGTTCGAAGTcagaatattttcttgtttagtTGATGGCGTTGCGCCAGTGTCAAATTCCGAGCGAAGGATGCGTCTAAAATTGAGTGGTTGGGCCCACCATATATTAACCTAAATGTGTGTATATAT
This Eucalyptus grandis isolate ANBG69807.140 chromosome 7, ASM1654582v1, whole genome shotgun sequence DNA region includes the following protein-coding sequences:
- the LOC104455755 gene encoding polyvinylalcohol dehydrogenase, encoding MNASDGSLVWKQNLSELTGLRGTTIVNVTLSRSTPTIAEKLRLARSVVRGSLVKLNILPGAILWQTYTLPDNGGELRGYDGACIWGSSPAIDPKRRLAYVATGNHYTAPAKVQECQARQNNQTIPPTAPDQCIGPDVNFNSIIAFEMESGRIRGSDADHDPHDIAVVVQMSGFAWAVDHDSRDIVWFRNFTLAPSTQTTTAGAWVALDGRSGEVLWSTANPSNEMAPTPVSVANGVMFACSVAPEGPVFAMDAETGKILRSYNSGATVYGGISISYGCIYHGNGYKLGL